A portion of the Cohaesibacter gelatinilyticus genome contains these proteins:
- a CDS encoding MAPEG family protein produces MPSLPVTAVFVTFYAIALFIMVARVGLRRKAVLALHGDKQDTELHKRIRIHGNLTETTPAFALTLLIAELLDLGTLWLWLAVAIFLFGRVWHYHHFNSSKRGIGMVFTLLPGILLGAWSIYASLLG; encoded by the coding sequence ATGCCGTCCCTTCCCGTTACAGCAGTTTTTGTGACCTTCTATGCCATTGCTCTCTTCATCATGGTTGCCCGTGTCGGCTTACGCAGAAAAGCCGTCCTTGCTCTACATGGAGACAAACAGGACACAGAATTGCACAAACGCATTCGCATCCATGGCAATTTGACGGAAACCACGCCTGCTTTTGCACTAACCCTGTTGATCGCCGAGTTACTCGACCTTGGCACTTTATGGCTTTGGCTTGCAGTCGCTATATTTCTGTTTGGTCGGGTTTGGCACTACCACCATTTCAACAGCTCCAAACGTGGCATAGGCATGGTCTTCACGCTCCTTCCCGGTATCCTTCTGGGGGCATGGAGCATCTATGCTTCGCTTCTTGGCTAG
- the ccmB gene encoding heme exporter protein CcmB produces the protein MGALFKREIQLSVRVGGGALMGVLFFLIVVTVFPFAVGPDLNLLARLGPAVLWIGALLATLLGLDRLYQADQDDGSLDLLLLTDHPLELIVLIKCTAQWVATGLPLVLAAPLLSLFLNLEPVGIAAVTATLLVGTPALTLIGSVGAALTVILRRGGLLLSILILPLTIPILIFGVSASVGAVTEPAPFTTPFYILCAISLLMLIIGPIASAAALRTAQE, from the coding sequence ATGGGTGCCTTGTTCAAACGCGAAATCCAACTCTCCGTGCGCGTTGGCGGCGGAGCCTTGATGGGCGTTTTGTTCTTTCTCATCGTTGTAACGGTCTTTCCTTTTGCCGTCGGACCGGATCTGAACCTTCTGGCTCGTCTTGGCCCTGCAGTGCTCTGGATCGGCGCACTTCTGGCAACACTTTTGGGGCTGGATCGGCTTTATCAGGCAGATCAGGATGATGGCTCACTCGATCTTTTGCTGCTGACCGATCATCCTCTGGAATTGATCGTCCTGATCAAATGTACGGCGCAATGGGTCGCAACAGGCCTGCCGCTTGTTTTGGCAGCTCCCCTGCTATCGCTTTTTCTCAATTTGGAACCTGTCGGCATTGCGGCAGTCACAGCGACCTTGTTGGTTGGAACTCCTGCGTTGACCCTGATTGGGTCCGTCGGCGCTGCTCTTACCGTAATCCTGCGCCGTGGTGGTTTGCTGCTCTCAATTCTGATTCTGCCGCTGACCATCCCAATCCTGATTTTCGGTGTCAGTGCCTCCGTTGGTGCAGTGACTGAGCCCGCTCCCTTCACCACGCCATTTTACATTCTTTGCGCAATTTCGCTGCTGATGCTGATCATCGGACCGATTGCATCTGCGGCGGCTCTTCGCACTGCTCAAGAATAG
- a CDS encoding AAA family ATPase, with the protein MKRIVIVGCAGAGKSTLASRLGQIFNLPIIHMDKHFWLPGWVQKEKAEFQAEIFKLAEDECWIMEGNYKETLPNRLERADLFIYLDFPRWLCLYRVFKRIALSFGKTRPDMAKGCPEQIDWEFVKWIWNFEKRSGPGLQKRFDDFKGPKHQLKSPTEVRHFLKSLSQIDRLS; encoded by the coding sequence ATGAAGCGTATTGTCATTGTTGGCTGTGCAGGCGCTGGTAAGTCGACCCTTGCCAGCAGGCTTGGTCAGATCTTCAATCTTCCGATCATTCATATGGACAAACATTTCTGGCTGCCCGGATGGGTGCAGAAAGAGAAGGCTGAATTTCAGGCGGAGATCTTCAAGCTTGCCGAAGATGAGTGCTGGATCATGGAAGGCAATTACAAGGAAACATTGCCGAACCGTCTGGAGCGGGCCGATCTCTTCATTTATCTCGACTTCCCGCGCTGGCTTTGCCTCTATCGCGTGTTCAAACGCATTGCGCTCAGCTTTGGTAAAACGCGACCCGATATGGCGAAAGGTTGCCCAGAACAAATTGACTGGGAATTTGTCAAATGGATCTGGAATTTCGAAAAGCGCTCCGGCCCCGGCCTGCAGAAACGATTTGATGACTTCAAAGGACCCAAGCATCAGCTGAAAAGCCCGACAGAAGTGCGTCATTTTCTGAAATCACTCAGCCAGATTGATAGACTTTCGTAA
- the htpX gene encoding zinc metalloprotease HtpX, giving the protein MNFFRTAMLLAGMTGLFMGIGYLLGGSGGMMIAFIIALGMNVFSYWNSDKMVLKMHNAHEVDERDAPEYYEIVRRLAEAAELPMPKVYVIDSDQPNAFATGRNPENAAVAASTGLLNRLSYEEVAGVMAHELAHIKNYDILTMTVTATLAGAISMLANFAFFFSGSNDDEEGGDLGFIGTIALMFLAPMAASIVQMAVSRTREYQADKIGAQICGQPLWLASALAKIANAAGREVNYAAERNPATAHMFIINPLSGQRMDNLFSTHPDTQNRIDALQSLHQDWYGQEDALRVSSGGSLGANQRRSQMDQDDGPWAGGSSSSQAHDDHGGPWG; this is encoded by the coding sequence ATGAACTTCTTCCGTACCGCAATGCTCTTGGCCGGGATGACCGGTCTTTTCATGGGAATCGGCTATTTGCTGGGCGGATCTGGCGGCATGATGATTGCCTTCATCATTGCGCTTGGCATGAATGTCTTTTCCTACTGGAATTCGGACAAGATGGTTCTGAAGATGCATAACGCTCATGAAGTGGATGAGCGCGATGCCCCGGAATATTATGAGATTGTGCGCCGGCTGGCCGAAGCCGCCGAGCTGCCCATGCCAAAGGTTTATGTGATTGATAGTGATCAACCCAATGCCTTTGCGACGGGTCGTAACCCCGAAAATGCTGCCGTTGCTGCATCAACCGGCTTGCTGAACCGCCTGTCTTACGAAGAAGTGGCGGGCGTGATGGCGCACGAGCTCGCGCATATCAAGAATTATGACATCCTGACCATGACGGTGACAGCAACGCTGGCCGGTGCCATCTCCATGCTTGCCAACTTTGCCTTTTTCTTCTCTGGCTCCAATGATGACGAAGAAGGTGGTGATCTTGGCTTCATCGGTACAATCGCGCTGATGTTCCTTGCGCCAATGGCAGCCTCCATCGTGCAGATGGCTGTGAGCCGGACACGCGAATATCAGGCTGACAAAATTGGTGCGCAGATTTGTGGTCAGCCGCTTTGGTTGGCGTCCGCCTTGGCAAAAATCGCCAATGCTGCGGGTCGTGAAGTGAATTATGCCGCCGAGCGCAATCCGGCAACGGCGCATATGTTTATTATCAATCCACTGTCCGGCCAGCGGATGGACAATCTCTTCTCTACCCACCCGGATACCCAAAACCGTATTGATGCTCTGCAGAGCCTGCATCAGGACTGGTATGGGCAGGAAGATGCCCTGCGGGTGAGCTCCGGTGGGTCGCTTGGTGCCAATCAGCGTCGCAGCCAGATGGATCAGGATGATGGTCCCTGGGCTGGCGGTTCTTCTTCCTCGCAGGCCCATGATGATCATGGTGGCCCGTGGGGCTAA
- a CDS encoding heme ABC transporter permease, with the protein MTATAKKSFSIWDLANPTRFLSFADKLMPWLFGLTIISFAIGLYMTFFVAPDDYQQGATVKIMFIHVPAAWLAMGAYTMMAMSSIGTLVWKHPLADVSAKAAAPLGAVFTFLSLVTGSLWGKPMWGTWWVWDARLTSMLVLLIIYLGLISLWRTIEDPIRAGKAAAILTLVGFIIIPIIKFSVDWWSTLHQPAGVITMDGSKVHSSILIPLLVMALAFTAMFVMMHLKVMKNEIMRRRIRTMQMQAARRAASSQATN; encoded by the coding sequence ATGACTGCCACCGCCAAAAAATCTTTCAGCATTTGGGATCTGGCCAATCCGACCCGCTTTCTGTCATTCGCTGACAAACTGATGCCCTGGCTTTTTGGCCTGACAATCATTTCCTTTGCCATTGGCCTATACATGACCTTTTTCGTCGCGCCAGACGATTACCAGCAGGGCGCAACGGTCAAGATCATGTTCATCCATGTGCCTGCCGCCTGGCTCGCCATGGGCGCCTATACCATGATGGCAATGTCATCCATCGGCACGCTTGTCTGGAAACATCCTCTGGCCGACGTCTCCGCCAAAGCTGCAGCCCCGCTGGGCGCGGTATTCACCTTCTTGTCCCTTGTGACCGGAAGCCTCTGGGGCAAGCCGATGTGGGGCACTTGGTGGGTTTGGGATGCACGCCTCACCTCCATGCTGGTCCTGTTGATCATCTATCTCGGCCTGATCTCTCTGTGGCGCACCATCGAAGATCCAATCCGTGCTGGTAAAGCGGCCGCCATTCTGACCCTCGTTGGCTTCATCATCATCCCGATCATCAAATTCTCGGTTGATTGGTGGTCCACCTTGCATCAGCCAGCAGGCGTCATCACCATGGATGGTTCCAAGGTCCATAGCTCCATTCTCATTCCTCTACTGGTCATGGCTCTCGCTTTCACCGCCATGTTCGTCATGATGCATCTGAAGGTGATGAAAAACGAGATCATGCGCCGTCGTATCCGCACCATGCAGATGCAAGCCGCAAGACGCGCTGCATCTTCCCAGGCTACTAACTAG
- a CDS encoding DUF1674 domain-containing protein, which translates to MVEDSKKPQADKSQSAEILQFKQTDWEPPKPAEEEEPKRRRFEDLPPAAQRALKEAEERRKQRDVVKESEKLPTEVGGRGGLDPTRYDDWEIDGRVIDF; encoded by the coding sequence ATGGTTGAAGACAGCAAAAAGCCGCAAGCAGACAAGAGCCAAAGTGCCGAGATTCTGCAATTCAAGCAAACCGATTGGGAACCGCCAAAACCCGCCGAGGAAGAAGAGCCAAAGCGCCGCCGCTTTGAAGATCTGCCACCAGCAGCCCAACGCGCTCTGAAGGAAGCCGAAGAGCGCCGCAAACAGCGCGATGTGGTCAAGGAATCTGAAAAGCTGCCAACCGAAGTTGGTGGGCGTGGTGGCCTCGATCCCACCCGATATGATGATTGGGAAATCGATGGTCGTGTCATCGATTTCTAA
- a CDS encoding TetR/AcrR family transcriptional regulator: MPYSAEHKAEVRKRIVEKARILFNRHGFEGVSIDQIMAEAGLTRGGFYNHFRNKEELYSEAVSSFLHGRGKIWRDEAGVDPMNGGPQTVQAMIRSYLSSGHLNDLDGHCPMIALPSDVARATPEVRSSYESLLRAMVGLFQHNMDTEGDTREKALVLASVCVGTMILSRTVEDSALADELRSAAGKFTKVYQSG, encoded by the coding sequence ATGCCCTATTCTGCGGAACATAAAGCTGAGGTGCGAAAGCGTATTGTCGAGAAAGCGCGCATATTGTTCAATCGTCATGGTTTTGAAGGGGTTTCCATTGATCAGATCATGGCGGAAGCAGGCCTGACCCGCGGTGGTTTCTACAATCATTTTCGCAACAAGGAAGAGCTTTATTCCGAGGCTGTTTCCAGCTTTCTTCATGGTCGTGGCAAAATCTGGCGGGATGAAGCGGGTGTCGATCCCATGAATGGTGGACCGCAAACGGTACAAGCCATGATCCGCAGTTATCTGTCTTCCGGTCATCTGAACGATCTCGATGGGCATTGCCCAATGATTGCATTGCCGTCAGATGTAGCACGGGCAACGCCAGAGGTCCGCTCTTCCTACGAAAGTCTTCTGAGGGCCATGGTGGGCTTGTTCCAGCATAATATGGATACGGAAGGGGACACCCGCGAAAAAGCGCTCGTGCTGGCCTCTGTGTGCGTTGGCACAATGATATTATCGCGTACTGTCGAGGACAGTGCCCTTGCTGATGAACTTCGCTCTGCTGCCGGCAAATTTACGAAAGTCTATCAATCTGGCTGA
- the typA gene encoding translational GTPase TypA has product MNLRNIAIIAHVDHGKTTLIDELLKASGMFRENQQTEERMMDSNDIERERGITILAKVTSLEHNDTRINIVDTPGHADFGGEVERILHMVDGVIVLVDAAEGPMPQTKFVVSKALKLGLRPIVAINKIDKPEQRADEVLDEVFDLFANLDANEEQLDFPVLYGSAKNGWMATEPEGPQDSLEPLFDMVIDHVPAPQVEEGEFRLLATTIQSDNFLGRILTGRVIAGEVTPNMTVKALARDGSVVENGRVSKVLAFRGLERQAIDKGEAGDIVSIAGLQKATVADTICAPSIKDAVEAQPIDPPTLSMTFRVNDSPLAGTEGDKVQSRVIRARLLSEAEGNVALKVREADDADAFIVSGRGELLLSILIENMRREGFELGIGRPQVVMQKDDAGNVLEPIEEVIIDVDDEYSGAVVQKMAERKGEMIEMRPSGGGRTRLVFYAPTRGLIGYQSELLSDTRGTAIMNRIFHEYAPHKGDIASRHTGVLLSNGNGEAVAYALWQLEDRGPMMVDPGTKVYQGMIVGEHTRGNDLEVNILKGKQLTNIRSSGKDDAVKLTTPIKLSLEEALSYISNDELVEVTPASIRLRKILLDPNDRKKAERAAKKAS; this is encoded by the coding sequence ATGAACTTGCGTAACATCGCGATCATTGCCCATGTTGACCATGGCAAGACCACTCTTATTGACGAACTGCTGAAAGCCTCCGGCATGTTCCGTGAAAACCAGCAGACCGAAGAGCGCATGATGGACAGCAACGATATCGAGCGTGAGCGCGGTATCACCATTCTCGCCAAGGTCACTTCGCTGGAGCATAACGACACTCGCATCAACATCGTGGATACCCCGGGCCACGCCGACTTCGGCGGTGAGGTTGAGCGTATTCTGCACATGGTTGACGGTGTGATCGTTCTCGTTGACGCGGCTGAAGGCCCAATGCCACAGACCAAATTCGTGGTCTCCAAGGCCCTGAAACTCGGCCTGCGTCCGATTGTTGCCATCAACAAGATCGACAAGCCTGAGCAACGCGCTGACGAAGTTCTGGACGAAGTCTTCGATCTGTTCGCCAACCTGGACGCCAACGAAGAGCAGCTCGATTTCCCTGTTCTTTATGGTTCTGCCAAGAACGGCTGGATGGCAACCGAGCCAGAAGGCCCACAGGATAGCCTCGAGCCTCTGTTTGACATGGTCATCGATCATGTGCCTGCGCCACAGGTTGAAGAAGGTGAATTCCGCCTGCTGGCGACCACCATTCAGTCCGACAACTTCCTTGGTCGTATCCTGACCGGTCGCGTCATTGCTGGTGAAGTGACACCAAACATGACCGTCAAGGCATTGGCCCGTGATGGCTCTGTGGTTGAGAATGGCCGTGTCTCCAAGGTTCTCGCCTTCCGTGGTCTGGAGCGTCAGGCCATCGACAAAGGCGAAGCCGGCGATATCGTTTCCATTGCTGGCCTGCAAAAAGCTACTGTTGCTGACACCATTTGCGCGCCTTCAATCAAGGATGCCGTCGAAGCGCAGCCTATCGATCCACCAACCCTGTCCATGACCTTCCGCGTCAATGACAGCCCGCTGGCCGGTACCGAAGGCGACAAGGTTCAGTCCCGTGTGATCCGTGCTCGTCTGCTGTCAGAAGCCGAAGGCAACGTGGCCCTGAAGGTTCGCGAAGCTGACGATGCCGACGCGTTCATCGTATCCGGCCGTGGCGAATTGCTGCTCTCCATCCTGATTGAGAATATGCGCCGCGAAGGCTTCGAACTCGGCATTGGCCGTCCTCAGGTCGTGATGCAAAAAGACGATGCAGGCAACGTTCTGGAGCCAATTGAAGAAGTCATCATCGACGTTGATGACGAATATTCAGGTGCTGTCGTGCAGAAAATGGCTGAGCGCAAAGGCGAAATGATCGAAATGCGCCCATCCGGCGGCGGTCGTACCCGCCTGGTTTTCTACGCGCCAACCCGTGGCCTGATCGGTTACCAGTCAGAGCTGCTGTCCGATACGCGCGGCACCGCCATCATGAACCGCATCTTCCACGAATATGCTCCGCATAAAGGCGATATCGCATCCCGTCACACCGGTGTGTTGCTGTCCAACGGCAATGGTGAAGCAGTGGCTTATGCTCTGTGGCAGCTGGAAGATCGTGGCCCAATGATGGTTGATCCGGGCACCAAGGTCTATCAGGGCATGATCGTGGGCGAACATACCCGCGGCAATGATCTGGAAGTCAACATCCTGAAAGGCAAGCAGCTGACCAACATCCGCTCTTCCGGCAAGGATGATGCGGTCAAGCTCACCACCCCGATCAAGCTGAGCCTGGAAGAAGCCCTGTCTTACATCTCCAATGATGAGCTGGTGGAAGTCACTCCAGCTTCCATTCGCCTGCGCAAAATCCTGCTGGATCCAAATGATCGTAAAAAAGCAGAACGCGCAGCGAAAAAAGCCAGCTAA
- a CDS encoding RDD family protein gives MEQEPRHFWRRGFAFILDCLYMGILAFMISYPLTVIQPNYFVILDAPVNGYSCLPRQEPTDAFRKKIPTDYFKPDAKVNYRVCTIYAFFLESGTVGIAFSETESTDEDGNSSTFRKSYSSTIDKHGNPTPATDIYTLFFWTFLVFLIAYILMKNRGQTIAKEHLGLKLINDQKPTYSRYVKREFLKYLPTVILIANGLIVWIAALTNQESKVINFLASNLWIAIIIGIMTFALGFFWYILPLIRWQGQMPYDRLTGFKVIKD, from the coding sequence ATGGAACAAGAACCAAGACATTTCTGGCGACGCGGATTCGCCTTCATTCTTGATTGCCTCTATATGGGCATCTTAGCATTTATGATCAGCTACCCGCTCACTGTAATTCAACCAAACTATTTCGTTATTCTGGATGCTCCCGTCAACGGATATAGCTGCCTTCCAAGGCAAGAACCAACAGACGCATTTCGAAAGAAAATACCTACTGATTATTTCAAACCTGATGCAAAAGTGAACTATAGAGTTTGTACTATTTATGCGTTCTTTCTCGAGTCAGGAACCGTTGGTATTGCCTTTTCAGAAACAGAGAGCACTGACGAAGATGGGAACTCAAGCACCTTCAGAAAATCATATTCATCAACGATAGACAAGCATGGCAATCCGACCCCAGCAACCGATATCTACACTCTCTTCTTTTGGACATTCCTGGTTTTTTTGATCGCATATATTCTTATGAAAAATAGGGGCCAAACCATAGCAAAAGAGCATCTCGGCTTAAAGTTGATCAATGATCAAAAGCCGACCTATAGTCGCTATGTCAAAAGAGAATTCCTTAAATACCTGCCTACAGTCATTCTAATCGCCAATGGCCTAATTGTTTGGATCGCTGCTTTAACAAACCAAGAATCCAAGGTCATAAACTTCCTAGCCAGTAATCTTTGGATCGCAATCATCATTGGCATAATGACATTTGCTCTCGGCTTTTTCTGGTACATCCTCCCTCTCATTCGTTGGCAGGGCCAAATGCCTTATGATCGACTGACCGGTTTCAAGGTGATCAAAGATTAA
- a CDS encoding thermonuclease family protein: MLIRTLSIVCLTLLYHGAFSKLAWSKANYLAGPVEAELVEVLDGDTIRVRAKIWLHQSISILVRLNGIDAPELRRPKCAAEKELAIQSRQYLASLLSDQSLQLTSIQGGKYFGRVVAIVQTDQSENLSQDMLRSGLARLYKKGKRKSWCKPV; the protein is encoded by the coding sequence ATGCTGATTCGCACCCTGTCCATAGTTTGTCTAACACTTTTATATCATGGAGCTTTTTCAAAGCTCGCATGGTCAAAGGCAAATTATCTGGCTGGCCCGGTAGAAGCAGAACTTGTTGAAGTCTTGGATGGTGATACGATCCGCGTCCGAGCCAAGATCTGGCTTCATCAGAGCATTTCAATTCTGGTGCGCCTCAATGGTATCGATGCCCCGGAACTCCGCCGTCCCAAATGTGCTGCCGAGAAAGAACTTGCAATCCAATCCAGACAATATCTGGCATCCTTGCTCAGTGATCAGAGTTTGCAACTCACATCCATTCAGGGCGGTAAATATTTCGGCAGGGTTGTGGCAATCGTTCAAACTGATCAGTCAGAGAACCTCTCCCAGGACATGCTCCGATCCGGCCTCGCCCGCCTCTACAAAAAAGGCAAACGCAAGAGCTGGTGCAAACCTGTCTAA
- the acnA gene encoding aconitate hydratase AcnA: MTKSLNSFNAKQSLEVNGKTYHYFSLIEAEKNGLPGISKLPYSLKVVLENLLRFEDGRSVTADDIRACADWLKERRSSAEISYRPARVLMQDFTGVPAVVDLAAMRDAASDLGADPQAINPQVPVDLVIDHSVMVDHFGNERAFGRNVELEYERNGERYEFLRWGQQAFDNFRVVPPGTGICHQVNLEYLAQTVWTRDEDGETIAYPDTLVGTDSHTTMVNGLSVLGWGVGGIEAEAAMLGQPISMLIPEVIGFKLTGSMVEGTTATDLVLTIVEMLRQKGVVGKFVEFYGPGLDHLTLEDQATIANMAPEYGATCGFFPIDSDTLNYLDVTGRDQDRIALVESYAKAQGMFRESGSEDPVFTDGLELDLSEVVPCISGPKRPQDRITLDAAAQTFTSVMDSEFGKAGELQKRGDVDGKDHDLGHGDVVIAAITSCTNTSNPSVLIGAGLVARKAREKGLSIKPWVKPSLAPGSQVVTDYLEKAGVQDDLDALGFNLVGYGCTTCIGNSGPLPPEISKAVQDHDLVACSVLSGNRNFEGRVNPDVQANFLASPPLVVAYALAGSLYVDLTKDPLGEDKEGNPVYLKDIWPSNAEIAALMREAVSRDMFVSRYGDVFKGDAEWQSIEIEPGQTYKWNSGSTYVQNPPYFEGMSMQPKPVEDVKGARILSLFLDSITTDHISPAGAFKKDTPAGKYLTDRQVAARDFNSYGSRRGNHEIMMRGTFANIRIKNQLAPGTEGGFSVKDGSVQPMYDVAMAYKAEDTPLVVFGGKEYGTGSSRDWAAKGTNLLGVRAVIVESFERIHRSNLVGMGVLPLQFKDGQSWQSIGIKGDEEITILGLESLHPRQDVAVQIKFADGSEKTIQTLCRIDTEDELDYFKNGGILHYVLRGLAA, from the coding sequence ATGACTAAATCCCTGAATAGTTTCAACGCCAAGCAAAGTCTTGAAGTGAATGGCAAGACCTATCATTATTTCAGCCTGATTGAGGCCGAGAAGAATGGCTTGCCCGGCATTTCGAAATTGCCTTACTCTCTGAAGGTGGTGTTGGAAAATCTCTTGCGGTTTGAGGATGGCCGATCCGTGACGGCCGATGATATCCGTGCCTGTGCCGATTGGCTGAAGGAGCGCCGCTCCAGTGCCGAGATTTCCTATCGTCCAGCTCGCGTCTTGATGCAGGACTTTACCGGTGTACCGGCCGTAGTGGATCTGGCTGCCATGCGTGATGCAGCTTCCGATCTTGGGGCGGATCCGCAAGCCATCAATCCGCAGGTGCCGGTGGATCTGGTGATTGATCACTCGGTCATGGTGGATCATTTTGGCAATGAGCGTGCTTTTGGTCGCAATGTTGAACTGGAATATGAGCGCAATGGCGAGCGCTATGAATTCCTGCGCTGGGGACAGCAAGCTTTTGATAATTTCCGCGTTGTGCCTCCCGGGACCGGTATCTGCCATCAGGTCAATCTGGAATATCTGGCCCAAACTGTTTGGACGCGGGATGAAGATGGCGAGACAATTGCCTATCCTGATACATTGGTTGGAACTGACTCCCACACCACCATGGTCAATGGTCTGTCCGTTCTTGGCTGGGGTGTCGGTGGTATCGAGGCGGAAGCGGCGATGCTGGGTCAACCGATCAGTATGCTGATCCCCGAAGTGATCGGGTTCAAACTGACCGGCTCCATGGTGGAAGGGACAACAGCTACCGATCTGGTTCTCACCATCGTGGAAATGCTGCGTCAAAAAGGCGTGGTTGGGAAGTTTGTTGAATTTTATGGTCCCGGTCTTGATCATCTCACATTGGAAGATCAGGCAACCATTGCCAATATGGCGCCGGAATATGGCGCGACTTGCGGTTTCTTCCCCATTGATAGCGATACATTGAACTATCTGGACGTCACCGGGCGTGATCAGGATCGAATAGCCTTGGTCGAAAGCTATGCCAAGGCGCAAGGCATGTTCCGTGAAAGCGGAAGTGAAGATCCTGTCTTTACCGATGGCCTGGAGCTTGATCTGTCTGAGGTCGTGCCCTGCATTTCAGGCCCGAAGCGCCCACAGGATCGCATCACTCTGGATGCAGCGGCGCAAACTTTCACGTCCGTCATGGATAGTGAATTTGGCAAAGCTGGTGAGCTCCAAAAGCGTGGTGATGTTGATGGAAAGGACCATGATCTTGGCCATGGGGATGTGGTCATTGCAGCCATCACCTCTTGCACCAATACGTCCAACCCGTCGGTTCTGATCGGGGCAGGGCTTGTGGCGCGAAAGGCACGCGAGAAAGGTCTTTCCATCAAGCCATGGGTGAAGCCTTCCTTGGCACCGGGATCTCAGGTCGTGACCGACTATCTGGAGAAAGCCGGGGTTCAGGATGATCTGGATGCCTTGGGCTTCAATTTGGTTGGTTATGGCTGTACCACTTGTATCGGCAATTCCGGTCCATTGCCGCCTGAAATCTCAAAGGCGGTTCAGGATCATGATCTTGTGGCTTGCTCGGTTCTTTCCGGCAACCGCAATTTTGAAGGCCGCGTGAACCCCGATGTGCAGGCCAATTTCCTGGCCTCGCCCCCGCTTGTGGTTGCTTATGCCTTGGCTGGCTCGCTGTATGTGGACCTGACCAAGGATCCGCTTGGTGAGGATAAGGAAGGCAATCCGGTTTATTTGAAAGACATTTGGCCGAGCAATGCCGAGATTGCGGCTCTGATGCGGGAAGCCGTCAGCAGGGATATGTTTGTCTCGCGCTATGGCGATGTCTTCAAAGGCGATGCCGAGTGGCAATCTATCGAGATAGAGCCAGGTCAAACCTATAAATGGAATTCCGGTTCAACCTATGTGCAGAACCCGCCCTATTTTGAGGGTATGAGCATGCAGCCAAAGCCGGTGGAAGATGTGAAGGGCGCGCGTATTCTATCGCTCTTCCTGGATTCCATCACCACAGATCATATCTCTCCCGCAGGTGCGTTCAAGAAAGATACCCCTGCGGGCAAATATCTGACGGATCGGCAAGTGGCAGCCAGGGATTTCAATTCTTATGGGTCTCGTCGTGGCAATCATGAAATCATGATGCGCGGTACCTTTGCCAATATCCGGATCAAGAACCAGCTGGCTCCTGGCACGGAAGGGGGCTTCTCCGTCAAGGATGGCTCGGTTCAGCCTATGTATGATGTGGCCATGGCTTATAAGGCTGAAGACACGCCACTGGTTGTCTTCGGTGGCAAGGAATATGGCACGGGCTCTTCCCGTGACTGGGCGGCAAAAGGCACCAATCTTCTTGGTGTGCGTGCCGTGATCGTCGAGAGCTTTGAACGCATTCATCGCTCCAATCTGGTTGGCATGGGCGTCCTGCCGCTTCAGTTCAAAGATGGGCAAAGCTGGCAATCCATCGGCATCAAAGGGGATGAGGAAATCACGATTCTCGGCCTCGAGAGCCTGCACCCTCGTCAGGATGTAGCGGTTCAGATCAAATTTGCAGACGGATCAGAGAAGACCATCCAGACCCTATGCCGGATCGATACCGAAGATGAGCTGGATTACTTCAAGAATGGCGGCATCCTGCATTATGTGCTGCGTGGACTGGCTGCGTAA
- the ccmA gene encoding heme ABC exporter ATP-binding protein CcmA, with translation MQLIVNGLSCIRGGRPVLENVSFTLEQGKALVVTGPNGIGKSSLLRTLAGLVHANAGTVKLEGGDEELSVGQQAHYFGHADAIKPALTLKENLDFWQSFYGSPTRTAYEALLEVDLGDLIDMPAAYLSAGQRRRLSLSRLLVCHRPLWLLDEPTSALDAASERKLEILMAEHLEKGGLIIAATHAPLGLLNPDRLELGREQIADPFADDELFEQDQLQESQQ, from the coding sequence ATGCAATTAATCGTAAATGGCCTGAGCTGCATTCGCGGGGGGCGTCCGGTTTTGGAAAATGTCAGTTTTACGCTGGAACAGGGCAAAGCCCTTGTCGTCACAGGCCCCAATGGCATCGGGAAATCCTCTCTGTTGCGTACGCTTGCAGGTCTTGTTCACGCCAATGCTGGCACGGTTAAGCTGGAAGGTGGCGACGAGGAACTAAGCGTTGGTCAGCAAGCGCATTATTTCGGTCATGCCGATGCCATCAAACCAGCGCTGACCCTGAAAGAAAATCTCGATTTCTGGCAGAGCTTTTATGGCTCCCCTACCCGCACGGCTTATGAAGCTTTGCTGGAAGTGGATCTTGGTGATCTCATCGATATGCCAGCGGCATATCTCTCGGCTGGTCAACGTCGTCGATTGTCCCTATCCCGCTTGCTTGTTTGCCACCGTCCGCTCTGGCTGCTGGATGAGCCAACCTCTGCTCTTGATGCGGCTTCCGAGCGCAAACTCGAAATCCTGATGGCAGAGCATCTGGAAAAAGGCGGCCTCATCATAGCAGCCACTCACGCCCCGCTGGGATTACTCAATCCTGACCGGTTGGAGCTGGGTCGCGAACAAATTGCCGATCCGTTTGCCGATGACGAATTATTTGAGCAGGACCAGCTGCAGGAGAGCCAACAATGA